The Anopheles moucheti chromosome 3, idAnoMoucSN_F20_07, whole genome shotgun sequence genome contains the following window.
AAACAAGGCGCAGCCCAAGTGCGGTGAAAACGAAAGCTTCCAACGTTGTGGATCCGCTTGCGAGCGCACGTGCAGCAACGGAGAGGAATGGGACAAACCATGCAAATCGCCCTGCGTTGACAAGTGCTTCTGCCAGGAAGGATTCTTGCGTGACGATAGCGGCAAATGCGTCCGTGCCTGGCGTTGCAATCCTTCGCTGTAAGCGGTCGGTGAGCTGTTCGCGTTCAAAATGATTTCCAACTTTCCGCTAGCGGCGACCATGAGGCCAGTTTGCCTGTCAATCCACCTTGCTGCAAACAGTCCATCATTCTGGTTTTCTTATTTGTTGGTTgacgaaataaaacataattaggAACCGCATGcacatacaaaacacacacagccgtCAAATGTTAACTGtagattgttttcctttcttgcgTCACTAGTCGGTACACGGGAAAAGTCGGGATGATGAAATGAGCTATTGCTTCCATACGGTCCGTCGATGTGAGGTAACTTCGCTGGAAGGTACTGTTCCACAAATGCGAGCCTTTGAGGCTAAAAACATAACACACAGCTCACACTCCGTTACAGCATCATCGTCGAAGGCATAGCGTTATACGAAAGTGGATACAGGAAACGGCATAATCCACTGCTTTGCTATTGGAACGATCAATACTAAATTCGCGTAGCTGACAGTGCGAAGACGATCTATACCTGAAGGAAAACccaaaaagaaacgaaaggaCCTTTTCTACGTAGATTTCCCTGACTTCCCCGCGCCCACCTTGAATCATtgtattgcaaaaaaacttACTCTTTCACCACGAAAAATGGATCTTCCATTCTAGGACTTTAAATGCGTGGTTGTATCGCCAAAAGTTGTGCCCACGCACTCGCATTAATGCATCCACCGACGTTGCTGgaacgttttcttttctctggCACCGTCAACAAAATTTTTACCGATGGCGCTGGAAGTCATTGGACACCTTCTTTTCCCTACAAACCGATGTACTTTTTACACGCAATCTTTTGTCCTAGCCAGCTTCGTGCAACCAGCTATCCAACCACTATCAAACGGTTTGATTTCACATTGACCAAATGTAAGCGAGTGCGAGAAGAAGGCAAGGCCAACAGCAAAAGGAAGCAATTTGCTAATTTTTTCGCAATCACCTTAACTACAACACCGTCCGCTCTATTTGCATCACGGGAAAAGCTGCTGCGTCGACGATGGACAACgacgtttgtgtgtgagagaaTTTTCCTCGCATCCTTCGCGCTCGGgagaagcaaaggaaaaacgtCACAAAACACCATCGGCATCGCCGATTTTCATGATTCCCTCTCGCATTTCGCTTTTCCACCCTCCCATCCCGTTTCCTTTACCTTCCTCTCGGTCGGTCCTTTCGGTGGGAGGGAAACCCTTCGGTCGCTCACAATGCCGCTTCGCGCACGATTCGGATTTGCTCCTGAATTATGTAGTTTTCCtcaagggaaaggaaaagcttGCATGACACAAGTTTGCCCCCGTGTGTTTGACATCAAAACAACAGTGCATGTTTACGGTGTAGTGTCGAATGGTTACGAAGTTGCTGGTCTTGCGTGTAGTCTTTTGGGTGtagggaaaaagggaaaaatcatACATATAATTTTAAAGGCTTTAGAAACAGACGCATTGAGATATACCTTGTATAATTTTCCTTGTTGTAAAACGACAAAATTTACATTTCGCCGATTCTATTAATGTTACTCCGGTTGGTTATGATTACCCAGCATAACTTCGAGCACATGCTGTTGAAAAAGCCGACCTCCAATATCCATAGTCTCTGGGGTGTTCTGAAACAAAGGATAAGGACACCGAACCCTACAaaccatttaattttttaaatgccGTTTAAATAACGGCCCAATTTTACGAGAAATTTTAAGTCATCTACATCTGTTCAAAGACAAGCGATAGAACCCTTTTTCAAGCATTGCAGGCGGGCAATGGTTGTGATATAAAAGATAAATGAACAACTGTTTCTGTCTAAGTAATTgtaaactttttttcctttaatcgTAACATTCATTCAAAATTCTTATCTAGTAGATCGCAGATGAGTCGAGATAATATAATTCGACCAATGTTTACGCTAATAACTTACACTTAGTGCTACTAGAGGTTCGAATATTCCACAAAATGTACCGTCATTTGCAAGTTATATACAAGTTAAGAGAAAATTTCGGTAAACAGATGGAAAGTGTTTGGTTGTTGTACGTGTGAAGAAGGGAAAATGCGTTTGAATCCTCCCAGAAGAAGTTTTTGCTTTCCCTTGATGATTTCCCTTGCGTTCCCATACGGTGTAAGACGATAGAGCGGTGTCTTGCGTAAAGGGGAATAAGGTTTCCTGTTTTAATTCAAACGGCACTAGATAAACTTGAAACGTTGTCAAATTACTATGTACATTGTTTGCTCGCACGAAATAACGCAAAAACGGTTTATCTTCAATTGAAATTAAGTAAATCGTGCaacctttttaattaatctAAACAAAAGGGATCATTTTTAAAGAGTTTGTTACGAGGCATCGAAATATTCCGCCGATGTGAAGAATagagatgaaaaaaaagcacacaattAAAGTTTAgttatgaaaaaaattaaacctgTCATAGCTCTCACCGTATGCATCCCTAACGTAGGAAATTCttaaaaaattaacaacaaactCCATTTTACTAAATTACCACAAACGCACACTCAGAAAGTACACCAGTATTTCAGCCCACTATTGGGAGCGAAATGcttttaaaaacattataattgaaaacaaaGCATGGAAAGTATATCCTCAAATCTTCTTTTGTCAACCAGCGAAGGTTGCGCTCCTATCCTATCCCCCAGTAAATTTACTTCTCTTTCGCGGCAATATGATCGGGTCGTTCGCCACGTGCAAATCGTTCCCACATTTT
Protein-coding sequences here:
- the LOC128300607 gene encoding chymotrypsin inhibitor-like, whose amino-acid sequence is MRAIFVLLVVAIFAFLGVSAENKAQPKCGENESFQRCGSACERTCSNGEEWDKPCKSPCVDKCFCQEGFLRDDSGKCVRAWRCNPSL